Proteins from a genomic interval of Quercus robur chromosome 9, dhQueRobu3.1, whole genome shotgun sequence:
- the LOC126699912 gene encoding uncharacterized protein LOC126699912 isoform X2 — protein MLEAKRVPMLSGLKEIKGVCNHAFRFHYVSRGLKTLQVCPLFLELFGCENVHGWKSPTTKCGKCPLMQHFAFVIEVSLIVFSTKGKLFLVFYRFQS, from the exons ATGCTGGAGGCCAAAAGAGTTCCAATGCTATCTGGTTTGAAGGAAATAAAAG GCGTTTGCAACCATGCCTTCCGGTTCCACTACGTCAGTCGAGGATTGAAAACTCTCCAAGTTTGCCCATTG TTCCTTGAGTTATTTGGATGTGAAAACGTGCATGGTTGGAAGTCACCAACTACAAAATGTGGCAAATGCCCACTCATGCAACATTTTGCCTTCGTAATCGAGGTTTCTTTGATTGTGTTCTCCACCAAAGGGAAGCTTTTTTTAGTATTCTATCGATTTCAG TCTTGA
- the LOC126699912 gene encoding uncharacterized protein LOC126699912 isoform X1 has translation MLEAKRVPMLSGLKEIKGVCNHAFRFHYVSRGLKTLQVCPLFLELFGCENVHGWKSPTTKCGKCPLMQHFAFVIEVSLIVFSTKGKLFLVFYRFQVIRQIEKCTRLQELSQVCYAPIGPLE, from the exons ATGCTGGAGGCCAAAAGAGTTCCAATGCTATCTGGTTTGAAGGAAATAAAAG GCGTTTGCAACCATGCCTTCCGGTTCCACTACGTCAGTCGAGGATTGAAAACTCTCCAAGTTTGCCCATTG TTCCTTGAGTTATTTGGATGTGAAAACGTGCATGGTTGGAAGTCACCAACTACAAAATGTGGCAAATGCCCACTCATGCAACATTTTGCCTTCGTAATCGAGGTTTCTTTGATTGTGTTCTCCACCAAAGGGAAGCTTTTTTTAGTATTCTATCGATTTCAG GTGATTCGTCAGATTGAGAAATGCACCAGATTGCAGGAGCTCTCTCAAGTTTGCTATGCTCCTATTGGACCCTTGGAATGA